Proteins from one Streptosporangium becharense genomic window:
- a CDS encoding GmrSD restriction endonuclease domain-containing protein, which translates to MDSPIHGEGVTVRALFERNSFALDYYQREYTWTRHEVGTLIDDLSRRFLDQWDPLRENDEVGDYAPYFLGPYVYHESDGRTFLVDGQQRVTTLHLLLIYLRQLLLDQEKWIYADELEGLTYTARHGKRSFKVGSSEELARAQLLNSLVTDWNGLKGFTLPEDAHVSVRNLHDRSREIDEDFPERLRDEALVPFVRWLLDRVCLVGIRALDQENGREIFVSMNDRGLRLSHVDLLKGHLFRRVSPRAREELGRAWADMLARLTTAETDSPDAGTPSAYVRSFLLARYAHFDEASADAAEIGRAAHEWILRNEVQLGLDHPAGARDFVERLTEVSERYCVLLRARQDYRPDLAAVFFNGYNGIDDQFTLLLSVVSPDDTDAVFLQKCSMAAAFLDLVYVRRCVNNLPVQRRDLDQIVRRLIPLLRICRTADDVAAVLGRETSLLEYDFREIVSFGLRANNRRLVRYLLARMTAHVQRACEGGDHDYDFLQGRRDYEIEHIWANRFERYRAEVETTAEFHLRRNRLGALLLLPKSVNASFRDDPYERKLEHYYAENRLAASLHPKSRLRNTPFTKYLKASGLDSAFRPCPEFGVREIELRQHLYRLLCEEIWNPDRLGFRLPVIGVPAERPTARRRYGVEVTDLIAAGLIPPNAKIFRTVKGEVHFATVEEDGTIRLDTGQPFPSLSAAGAAVAGTRACAGWDVWRIERDGVAIPLKRLREEAINRGLVTVP; encoded by the coding sequence GTGGACAGTCCCATTCACGGCGAAGGCGTCACGGTCCGCGCGCTCTTCGAGCGGAATTCCTTCGCACTGGACTACTACCAGCGGGAATACACCTGGACCCGTCACGAGGTCGGCACACTGATCGACGACCTCAGCCGGCGCTTCCTCGACCAGTGGGACCCCTTACGGGAAAACGACGAGGTCGGCGATTACGCCCCGTATTTCCTCGGCCCCTACGTCTACCACGAGAGCGACGGCCGCACGTTCCTCGTCGACGGCCAGCAACGCGTCACGACGCTGCACCTCCTGCTGATCTACCTCCGGCAGCTGCTGCTCGACCAGGAGAAGTGGATCTACGCTGACGAACTGGAGGGGCTCACCTACACGGCCCGGCACGGCAAACGGAGTTTCAAGGTCGGCAGCTCCGAGGAGCTGGCCCGCGCGCAGCTGCTCAACTCCCTGGTCACCGACTGGAACGGGCTGAAGGGCTTCACGCTGCCCGAGGACGCCCACGTCTCCGTGCGGAACCTGCACGACCGGAGCAGGGAGATCGACGAGGACTTCCCCGAGAGGTTGCGCGACGAGGCCCTGGTCCCGTTCGTCCGGTGGCTGCTCGACCGGGTGTGCCTGGTCGGCATCCGGGCCCTCGACCAGGAGAACGGCCGCGAGATCTTCGTGTCCATGAACGACCGGGGGCTCCGGCTGAGCCACGTCGACCTGCTGAAGGGCCACCTGTTCCGGCGGGTCAGCCCGCGGGCACGCGAGGAGCTGGGCAGGGCGTGGGCCGACATGCTGGCCCGCCTCACCACCGCGGAGACGGACTCCCCCGACGCCGGCACACCCAGCGCCTACGTCCGCTCCTTCCTCCTGGCGCGGTACGCGCACTTCGACGAGGCGTCCGCGGACGCCGCCGAGATCGGGCGGGCCGCCCACGAGTGGATCCTTCGCAACGAGGTCCAGCTCGGCCTCGACCACCCGGCGGGCGCCCGGGACTTCGTCGAGCGGCTCACCGAGGTCTCCGAGCGCTACTGCGTGCTGCTCCGGGCCCGCCAGGACTACCGGCCCGACCTCGCCGCCGTCTTCTTCAACGGGTACAACGGCATCGACGACCAGTTCACGTTGCTGCTCTCCGTCGTCTCCCCCGACGACACCGACGCGGTCTTCCTCCAGAAGTGCTCGATGGCCGCGGCGTTCCTCGATCTCGTCTACGTGCGCCGGTGCGTCAACAACCTGCCGGTGCAGCGCCGGGACCTCGACCAGATCGTCCGGCGGCTGATCCCGCTGCTGCGGATCTGCCGGACGGCCGACGACGTCGCCGCGGTCCTCGGCCGGGAGACCTCCCTGCTGGAGTACGACTTCCGGGAGATCGTCTCCTTCGGGCTCCGGGCGAACAACCGCCGCCTGGTCCGCTACCTGCTCGCGCGGATGACCGCCCACGTCCAGCGCGCGTGCGAGGGGGGAGACCACGACTACGACTTCCTCCAGGGACGTCGCGACTACGAGATCGAGCACATCTGGGCCAACCGCTTCGAGCGCTACCGCGCCGAGGTCGAGACCACCGCGGAGTTCCATCTCCGGCGCAACCGCCTCGGTGCCCTGCTCCTGCTGCCCAAGTCGGTCAACGCGAGCTTCCGGGACGACCCCTACGAGCGCAAGCTGGAGCACTACTACGCCGAGAACAGGCTCGCGGCCTCCCTGCACCCCAAGAGCCGCCTGCGGAACACACCGTTCACCAAATATCTCAAGGCCTCAGGCCTGGACAGCGCGTTCCGGCCCTGCCCGGAGTTCGGCGTCCGGGAGATCGAGTTGCGGCAGCACCTCTACCGGCTCCTCTGCGAGGAGATCTGGAACCCGGACAGACTCGGGTTCCGGCTGCCGGTGATCGGGGTTCCCGCCGAACGCCCCACTGCCCGCCGCCGCTACGGCGTCGAGGTCACCGACCTGATCGCGGCTGGCCTGATACCGCCGAACGCCAAGATCTTCCGTACGGTCAAGGGCGAGGTCCACTTCGCGACCGTCGAGGAGGACGGGACGATCCGGCTGGACACCGGACAGCCCTTCCCCTCCCTGTCGGCCGCCGGGGCCGCGGTCGCCGGGACCAGGGCGTGCGCCGGCTGGGACGTCTGGCGGATCGAGCGCGACGGCGTCGCGATCCCGCTGAAACGTCTCCGTGAGGAGGCCATCAACCGCGGTCTGGTCACCGTGCCCTGA
- a CDS encoding helix-turn-helix domain-containing protein, which translates to MPKESDLCPSDSPTALFGFELRRHRKTRGWSQIRLSKAVPYSVGTISMIETAKRSPSEQFARHCDEALEAEGALMRLWPMVSHASAPPWFRPWLDVEATAEALRTWEPLIMPGLLQTEEYARAILSGEIGVTPEQVEEQVSTRMERQSILRRPRPPFFWVVIDEAVLHRPIGSPRVMAAQLEHLLAAGQTPRLTIQVLPLNAYSTTGLAGGFAIAQTQGAFDTAYVESAGVMSRVTERPEDVRTLIYRYEGIRSEALSQRESLELIKETLPRWTN; encoded by the coding sequence ATGCCGAAGGAAAGCGACCTGTGCCCATCCGATTCCCCCACCGCCCTTTTCGGTTTCGAACTGCGGAGGCACCGCAAGACCCGGGGGTGGTCCCAGATCCGGCTGTCGAAGGCCGTACCCTACTCCGTGGGAACGATCAGCATGATCGAGACCGCGAAACGGTCACCGTCGGAGCAGTTCGCCCGGCACTGCGATGAGGCACTGGAGGCGGAGGGAGCGCTGATGCGGCTCTGGCCGATGGTCAGCCACGCCTCGGCCCCGCCCTGGTTCCGTCCGTGGCTCGACGTGGAGGCGACGGCGGAGGCGCTGCGCACCTGGGAACCGCTGATCATGCCGGGCCTGCTCCAGACGGAGGAGTACGCCAGGGCCATTCTCAGCGGCGAGATCGGGGTGACTCCCGAGCAGGTCGAGGAGCAGGTGTCCACCCGGATGGAACGTCAGTCCATTCTCAGACGTCCCAGACCGCCCTTCTTCTGGGTGGTGATCGACGAAGCGGTCCTCCACCGCCCGATCGGGAGCCCCAGGGTGATGGCGGCCCAACTGGAGCACCTCCTTGCGGCCGGGCAGACTCCCCGGCTCACCATTCAGGTTCTTCCCCTCAACGCCTACTCGACGACCGGCCTCGCCGGAGGATTCGCCATCGCACAAACGCAGGGTGCCTTCGACACGGCATATGTCGAATCCGCCGGAGTAATGAGCCGGGTGACGGAACGACCAGAAGATGTCCGCACCTTGATATATAGATATGAGGGGATTCGTTCCGAAGCATTGTCACAGCGCGAGTCCCTAGAGCTGATCAAGGAGACGCTACCGCGATGGACGAACTGA
- a CDS encoding DUF397 domain-containing protein — MDELTQEITSTTWRRSTLSGPDGGNCVEVASLSRGRRGVRDSKDPDGPVLVFGSGEWSAFLTAVKDGAFG, encoded by the coding sequence ATGGACGAACTGACCCAGGAGATCACCTCCACCACATGGCGCAGGTCCACCCTGTCGGGGCCCGACGGCGGTAACTGCGTCGAGGTCGCCTCCCTCTCCCGCGGTCGCCGGGGTGTCCGCGACAGCAAGGACCCGGACGGTCCCGTCCTGGTCTTCGGCTCCGGCGAATGGAGTGCGTTCCTCACGGCCGTGAAGGACGGCGCCTTCGGCTGA
- a CDS encoding FAD-binding protein, producing MSGRRGNWAGNITYGAARFHRPGSVEELCELVAGSRAVRALGTRHSFNEIADCPGGDAVSLDGLPGAPELDPARGTVTVGAGTRYGELSRWLHGEGHALRNLGSLPHISVAGACATATHGSGDANGNLATAVAAVELVTADGELVTLSREKDGDRFAGAAVALGALGVVTRLTLDVVPAFEVRQYVYENLPWESLEEHFDEITSAAYSVSLFTGWRGRVIDQVWVKRRAGDSGVWEPTPRWLGAVAATADLHPLPGMPAVNCTAQLGVPGPWYDRLPHFRLDFTPSSGEELQSEYLLPRRHALAALRALDGIRDVVASVLQVSEIRTVAADDLWLSPAYREDVVGVHFTWKKNWPAVRRVLGVVEEALEPFEARPHWGKLFTTPTGMVRSRYARLGDFRELAVEYDPAGKFRNPFVDDLLFGGEHRG from the coding sequence ATGAGCGGACGGCGGGGCAACTGGGCTGGCAACATCACCTACGGCGCCGCGCGGTTCCACCGCCCCGGCAGTGTCGAGGAGCTGTGTGAGCTGGTCGCCGGGAGCCGTGCCGTGCGGGCGCTCGGCACACGGCACTCCTTCAACGAGATCGCCGACTGCCCCGGCGGTGACGCCGTCTCACTGGACGGTCTGCCCGGGGCGCCGGAGCTCGATCCAGCACGCGGCACGGTCACGGTCGGCGCCGGGACGCGCTACGGCGAGCTGAGCCGGTGGTTGCACGGCGAGGGCCACGCGCTGCGCAATCTCGGCTCGTTGCCGCACATCTCGGTCGCCGGTGCCTGCGCCACCGCCACCCACGGTTCCGGTGACGCGAACGGCAACCTGGCGACCGCGGTGGCCGCCGTCGAACTCGTCACCGCGGACGGCGAACTCGTCACCCTGAGCCGGGAGAAGGACGGCGACCGTTTCGCCGGAGCCGCGGTCGCCCTCGGCGCGCTGGGCGTCGTGACCCGGCTCACCCTGGACGTGGTCCCGGCCTTCGAGGTGCGGCAGTACGTCTACGAGAACCTGCCGTGGGAGAGCCTGGAGGAGCACTTCGACGAGATCACGTCCGCCGCGTACAGCGTGAGCCTGTTCACCGGCTGGCGCGGCCGGGTGATCGACCAGGTGTGGGTGAAACGGCGTGCGGGCGACTCCGGGGTGTGGGAGCCCACACCCCGCTGGCTGGGTGCCGTCGCCGCCACCGCCGACCTGCACCCGCTGCCGGGCATGCCCGCCGTCAACTGCACCGCCCAGCTCGGCGTGCCCGGCCCGTGGTACGACCGGCTGCCGCACTTCCGCCTGGACTTCACCCCCAGCAGCGGGGAGGAGTTGCAGTCGGAGTACCTGCTGCCGCGCCGCCACGCGCTCGCCGCGCTCCGCGCGCTGGACGGGATCAGGGACGTCGTGGCTTCGGTGCTGCAGGTGTCGGAGATCCGCACCGTCGCCGCGGACGACCTGTGGCTGAGCCCCGCGTACCGGGAGGACGTGGTGGGTGTCCACTTCACCTGGAAGAAGAACTGGCCGGCCGTGCGCCGGGTGCTCGGCGTGGTGGAGGAGGCACTGGAGCCCTTCGAGGCACGCCCGCACTGGGGCAAGCTCTTCACGACGCCCACGGGGATGGTGCGTTCCCGGTACGCGCGGCTTGGCGACTTCCGGGAGCTGGCGGTCGAGTACGACCCGGCGGGGAAGTTCCGCAACCCGTTCGTCGACGACCTGCTGTTCGGCGGGGAACACCGGGGTTGA